The following DNA comes from Ornithinimicrobium avium.
CTGGACGAGGTCGACCCCGAGCGCGAGAAGGACCAGGCGCGGGCTCTGGTCACGCGGCGGCTGCGGACCATGCGCGGCCTGGACCGGGAGGTCCAGACCCGCAGGCTGGCGGCCTACCTGGCCCGAAAGGGCTACGGCTCGTCGGTGTCCTACCAGGTGGTGCGCGAGGCGCTCGACTCCCTGCCCGAGCACAGCCGGGACTGAGCCCGCGACCGGCTGTGCCGGCCGGTCAGTGCTCGTCCTCGCGGATCGCCTCGCTGATGCGGTCGCGCAGCTGTGTGTACTCCGGGACCGAGCGCAGCTCGTCCAGCAGCAGCCGGTCGTAGTGCGAGGAGATCTGCACCGGCTGGTCCATCACGACACGGCCGGGGCGGGGCGACATCACGATGACCCGGTCGCCGAGGAAGACCGCCTCGTCGACCGAGTGCGTGATGAAGAAGATCGTCTTCTTCTTCTGCCGCGCGATCGTGAGCAGCTCGTTCTGCAGCCGGTGCCGGGTGATGGCGTCGAGGGCGCCGAACGGCTCGTCCATCAGGATGATGCCCGGGTCCGTGGCCAGGACCCGGGCGATCTGGCAGCGCTGCTGCATACCGCCGGAGAGCTCGTAGGGCTTGGCGTCCATGAACTTGACGAGCCCGACCAGGTCCAGCGCCTCCTCGGCCGCGGCGCGGCGTTCCGCCGCCGGCGTGCCGCGGAAGCGCAGGCCCAGCTCGACGTTCTTGCGGACGGTGAGCCAGGGGTAGAGGTTGGCCTGCTGGAAGACGACGCCGCGCTGGGCACCGGGGCCCCGCACCGGCTCCCCGCCGGCCAGGACCTGACCGCCGGTGGGCCGCAGGAAACCGGCGATCGCCTTGAGCAGCGTGGTCTTGCCGCACCCGGAGGGACCCACGACGCACACGAACTGGCCCGCCGGGATCTGCACCGAGGTGTCGGCCACCGCGTGCACGACCTCGCCGGCGTCGGTGATGTAGCGGTGGGAGAGGTGGTCCAGGGTGATCCCCACCCCGGAGGACACCGCTGCCTGCGATGGCTGCGGGGCGCCGCCCTGCGCCGGGACGCTCACTGTCCGACCTCCTCCAGGGCGGTGGAGTAGACGCCGTCGGCGTAGTGCTGGGGGTCGGCCACCTCGTCGATCTCGCCCTGCTCGGCCAGGAACGTGGCGGTCTCGGACAGCACGTCGGCCATCTCCTGGCCGCCGTAGTAGTCGGCCAGCTGCGTCTTGGCGTCGGGGTAGGTGTAGCCCTTGAACTGCTGGAGCACCTGGTCCGGCGTGATCCCGAGCTCGGCCGCGACCGGGACGGCGGCCTCCTGCGGGTGCTGCTGGATCTGGGTGCTCGCATAGTCCTGGATGCGGGTCCACATGACCATGAACGCGGGGTTGGCCTCGATGAAGTCCCGCTTGGCGATGGCCAGGTCGAAGGTGGCGAAGCCCAGGGCGGCGGCGTCGGCGTTGGACATGATGCGCGTGGCACCGTCGTCGAGCAGCTGGGTCAGGGTCGGCGCCCAGGTCCAGGCCGCGTCCACCTCGCCCCGGTCGAAGGCGGCGACGATCGCGTCGGGGGAGAGGTTGACCAGGTCCACCTGCCCGGTCATGCCCTCGTCGCCCAGCACCTTCAGCAGGGAGAAGTGCGCGGTCGAGGAGAACGGCACCGCCACCTTCTTGCCCTTCAGGCCGGCCAGGTCGGTGATGCTCGGGTCCTTGACGACCAGCGACTCCGCCTCACCGATGACGTCGAAGATGTAGACGGTCTGCACGTCGATGTCCAGGGGCGCCGACATCGCCTTGACCGAGGGGCTCGACCCCGCCAGGCCGATGTCGACCGAGTTGGAGCCGAAGCCCTGGATCGCCGCACCGCCGGACTCGAAGTTGATCCAGCTGATGTCCGCGTTCGGCATGCAGGCCTCCAGCAGGCCTTCCTGCTTCACCAGCAGGTCGCCGTTGGGGATGCTCTGGTAGTCGATCCGTACCGTGGTCTCGATGCTCTCATCGGGCTCGCCGACGGGGCAGTCCGAGGTCGCGGCCGTCGAGCCCCCGTCCCCGTCGCCGGCGTCCCCGGCGGGGGCCTCGGCCTTGCCCGCGCCGCACGCGGACAGCGCGGTCACGGAGGCCAGGAGGGCCGCCAGGGTCAGGGTCCGCGTGCGGCGGGTGCTGGTCCGGGTGGTCATGGGTGGTTCTCCTTGGTCGGTGTGCGATCGGTCTGGTGTGGTCGGGGGGAGGTGAGGTATGGCGTCGCGCGGGTGGGGGAGATGGTCGGGGTCAGGCCCTGCCCTGCCAGGGCACGAGAACCTCGCCCAGCCGCTTGATGGCGGAGTCCAGCGCGATAGCCGCCAGCCCGATGACGATGATGCAGGCGATCACCAACGGGGTGCGCAGCTGGACACCGGCCTGGTAGGCCAGGCCGCCGATGCCGGGCAGTCCGTTCTGCAGCTCGGCGGCGACCACCGTGGTCCAGGCGAAGCCGACCGCGATGCGCACGCCGTTGATGATGTCGGGCAGGGCTGAGGGCAGCACCACCTGGGTGGCGACCTGCAGCCGGCTGGCTCCCAGCGAGCGTGCCGCGTGGATCCGGTCCTCCCGGTTGTTGCGGATCCCGTTGATCGTCGCGATGACGATCGGCGGGAAGGCCGCCAGGAACAGCAGCCAGTACTTCGACAGGTCACCGATGCCGAACCACACGATGAGCAGTCCCAGGTAGCCCAGCGGCGGCAGCGAACGGATGAAGTTCAGGTAGGGCTCCACCGCCACCCGGACCCACCGGATGCTGCCCATCAGGAAGCCCACGACCGGACCCAGGACGACGGCCGCGCCCACCCCGACCGCCATCCGCTGCAGCGAGGCCAGCAGGTGGCCCCACAGGTAGTAACCCTGCTCCCCGCAGACGATCCGTTCGGAGTCGGCGCTGATCGGTCGGCACCGGTTGGCGTCGACGAAGGCGTCCCACACCGCGCCCGGACCGGGCAGGTAGAGGGGCCGCACCAGCTCGGCCCTGGCCACCGCCCACCACACCACCATCAGCACGGCGAAGACACCCACCTGCAGCCCGAGGGCGAAGGTGCGGTCCCAGCGGCGCCGGGAGCGGTGGTGCGTCGAGACAGCCCGGGAGCGTCGCTCCTCCTGCTCGGCGTCCAGCTCCGGCGGCGGCTGTGGGCTCAGTTCTGGATCTGCCGTCGAGATGGCAACGCCCTTCCGTTCTGCAACGTCGGTCGCCGGACAGAGTAGACCCCTCCGGTGGGTACCTGCCGCATCTCGGTCGGCCGGAGAAGGTCTCCGGCTACTCGTCCTCGTGGGGGACGGGCTCGTCGGAGGGCTGCCACTCGACCTCGGTCAGCTC
Coding sequences within:
- a CDS encoding ABC transporter ATP-binding protein, producing the protein MSVPAQGGAPQPSQAAVSSGVGITLDHLSHRYITDAGEVVHAVADTSVQIPAGQFVCVVGPSGCGKTTLLKAIAGFLRPTGGQVLAGGEPVRGPGAQRGVVFQQANLYPWLTVRKNVELGLRFRGTPAAERRAAAEEALDLVGLVKFMDAKPYELSGGMQQRCQIARVLATDPGIILMDEPFGALDAITRHRLQNELLTIARQKKKTIFFITHSVDEAVFLGDRVIVMSPRPGRVVMDQPVQISSHYDRLLLDELRSVPEYTQLRDRISEAIREDEH
- a CDS encoding taurine ABC transporter substrate-binding protein codes for the protein MTTRTSTRRTRTLTLAALLASVTALSACGAGKAEAPAGDAGDGDGGSTAATSDCPVGEPDESIETTVRIDYQSIPNGDLLVKQEGLLEACMPNADISWINFESGGAAIQGFGSNSVDIGLAGSSPSVKAMSAPLDIDVQTVYIFDVIGEAESLVVKDPSITDLAGLKGKKVAVPFSSTAHFSLLKVLGDEGMTGQVDLVNLSPDAIVAAFDRGEVDAAWTWAPTLTQLLDDGATRIMSNADAAALGFATFDLAIAKRDFIEANPAFMVMWTRIQDYASTQIQQHPQEAAVPVAAELGITPDQVLQQFKGYTYPDAKTQLADYYGGQEMADVLSETATFLAEQGEIDEVADPQHYADGVYSTALEEVGQ
- a CDS encoding ABC transporter permease, whose amino-acid sequence is MGVFAVLMVVWWAVARAELVRPLYLPGPGAVWDAFVDANRCRPISADSERIVCGEQGYYLWGHLLASLQRMAVGVGAAVVLGPVVGFLMGSIRWVRVAVEPYLNFIRSLPPLGYLGLLIVWFGIGDLSKYWLLFLAAFPPIVIATINGIRNNREDRIHAARSLGASRLQVATQVVLPSALPDIINGVRIAVGFAWTTVVAAELQNGLPGIGGLAYQAGVQLRTPLVIACIIVIGLAAIALDSAIKRLGEVLVPWQGRA